From Coffea arabica cultivar ET-39 chromosome 2e, Coffea Arabica ET-39 HiFi, whole genome shotgun sequence, the proteins below share one genomic window:
- the LOC113730994 gene encoding CASP-like protein 1C1: protein MTLAKRVPIFLLRLLALGASVTAAVVMVSARDSAQVLNVTFEANYTNSPTFKYFVIINAVAGGYTLIVLFCPSKVSLFRFLLVSDLIVTLLLDSSVSANIAIGQVGKHGNSHAGWLPICNQVPKFCNHVAGALIANFVASLAYLVILLYSLHIVLNLPKP, encoded by the exons ATGACTTTGGCTAAGAGAGTCCCCATCTTTCTGCTCAGGCTCCTGGCCTTGGGAGCTTCGGTCACTGCAGCAGTTGTGATGGTTTCAGCACGTGACTCTGCTCAAGTCTTGAACGTGACCTTTGAAGCAAACTATACCAATTcaccaactttcaa ATACTTTGTGATCATAAATGCAGTGGCAGGTGGCTATACCCTCATAGTACTGTTCTGTCCGTCTAAGGTTTCACTGTTCCGATTCTTGTTAGTCTCAGATTTG ATTGTTACGCTGTTGTTGGATTCAAGCGTTTCAGCTAATATAGCCATCGGTCAAGTGGGAAAGCATGGGAACTCGCACGCTGGCTGGTTACCTATCTGTAATCAAGTTCCAAAGTTTTGTAACCACGTTGCAGGAGCTCTTATTGCTAACTTTGTGGCTTCTTTAGCGTATTTAGTTATTCTTCTTTACTctcttcacattgtcctcaatctTCCCAAACCTTAA
- the LOC113730972 gene encoding probable 2-carboxy-D-arabinitol-1-phosphatase, which translates to MSCRTGALITTSHFACTSIFDDFKVSTEFRRPKSCSSVRIQCSSSSPDLHVTTEKFGNDASLTGGAYDFEKATTSLTQKLLFTPKKVTLVRHGLSTWNEEGRVQGSSNLSTLTETGVAQAERCKKALVDTHFDQCFSSPISRAKSTAEIIWQGREQPLVFLDSLKEAHLFFLEGMKNVDALRMYPKEYSTWREDPSNFIVNGVYPVRKLWDTASDAWKEILLTPGENFLVVTHKSMLRALICIALGLGPERFRAVDINNGGLSVFNFNKQGEAMLQSLNMTAHMYTDHIYRYQKKVK; encoded by the exons ATGAGTTGTAGAACAGGAGCACTCATAACCACCAGTCATTTTGCTTGCACTTcaatttttgatgatttcaAGGTGTCCACCGAGTTTCGTCGTCCCAAGTCATGTTCAAGTGTTCGGATTCAGTGCTCTTCTTCGAGCCCAGACCTGCATGTTACTACTG AGAAATTTGGGAATGATGCTTCATTGACTGGTGGAGCATATGACTTCGAAAAGGCAACAACATCCCTTACTCAGAAATTATTATTTACTCCCAAGAAGGTTACCCTTGTTCGCCATGGTCTCAGCACTTGGAATGAAGAAGGTAGAGTTCAG GGAAGCTCAAATCTCTCCACTTTAACTGAAACTGGAGTGGCTCAAGCAGAGAGGTGCAAGAAAGCATTAGTTGATACGCACTTCGATCAATGTTTCTCCAGTCCAATATCACGTGCCAAG TCCACAGCTGAAATTATATGGCAAGGTAGGGAGCAGCCTTTGGTTTTTCTTGATTCGCTGAAGGAGGCCCATCTATTTTTCCTCGAAGGGATGAAAAATG TGGATGCTTTGCGGATGTATCCAAAGGAGTATTCAACATGGAGAGAAGATCCATCAAATTTTATTGTGAATGGTGTCTATCCAGTTCGGAAACTTTGGGACACAGCAAGTGATGCTTGGAAAGAAATCTTACTTACGCCT GGAGAGAATTTTTTGGTTGTAACGCACAAATCAATGTTGAGAGCACTGATCTGCATTGCTCTTGGACTAGGCCCAGAGAG GTTCCGTGCGGTCGACATAAATAACGGTGGGCTATCTGTGTTCAACTTCAACAAACAAGGGGAGGCAATGCTTCAATCATTAAATATGACAGCTCATATGTACACTGATCACATCTACAGGTATCAGAAAAAAGTGAAATGA